The Fusobacterium polymorphum genome segment TTTCCTTTATCTCCTAATAAATTTTCTTTTGGTATTCTACAATTTTCAAATATTAATTCACAAGTAGCTGATCCTCTAATTCCTAGTTTCATTTCTTTTTTACCAATTGAGAAACCTGGTGTATTTGCTTCAACTATAAATGCAGAAATTCCTTTTAATCCTTTTGATTTATCTGTCATTGCAAATACAACATAAACATGTGCATATCCTGCATTTGTTATAAATATTTTTGCTCCATTTAAAATCCATTCTCCAGTTTCAGGATCTTGAACTGCCATTGTTTGTTGACCAGCAGCATCTGTTCCAGCATTTGGTTCTGTAAGTCCAAAAGCTCCTATCCATTCTCCACTAGCCATTTTTGGTAAATATTTTTGTTTTTGTTTTTCATTACCAAATTTTAAAATTGGCCAAGTTCCTAAAGATGTATGTGCAGATACTATAACTCCTGTTGTAGCACAAGCTTTTGATAATTCTTCAACAGCCATAGCATACATTAAGTTATCTCCTCCAGCTCCTCCATATTCTTTAGGTATAGGGATACCCATTATTCCAATCTTTGCCATTTTTTCAACAGTTTCCATTGGAAATCTTTCATTTTCATCTACCTCTGCGGCGATAGGTTTTACTTCTTTTTCAACAAATTCTCTTATCATTTGTCTAAAAAGTTCATGTGTTTTAGGTACATTAAATTCCATTATTTTCCTCCTCATTATGGATTTTATAAAAA includes the following:
- a CDS encoding acyl-CoA dehydrogenase → MEFNVPKTHELFRQMIREFVEKEVKPIAAEVDENERFPMETVEKMAKIGIMGIPIPKEYGGAGGDNLMYAMAVEELSKACATTGVIVSAHTSLGTWPILKFGNEKQKQKYLPKMASGEWIGAFGLTEPNAGTDAAGQQTMAVQDPETGEWILNGAKIFITNAGYAHVYVVFAMTDKSKGLKGISAFIVEANTPGFSIGKKEMKLGIRGSATCELIFENCRIPKENLLGDKGKGFKIAMMTLDGGRIGIASQALGIAAGALDEAINYAKERKQFGRSLAQFQNTQFQIANLDVKVEAARLLVYKAAWRESNNLPYSLDAARAKLFAAETAMEVTTKAVQIFGGYGYTREYPVERMMRDAKITEIYEGTSEVQRMVIAANIIK